One Capsicum annuum cultivar UCD-10X-F1 chromosome 2, UCD10Xv1.1, whole genome shotgun sequence genomic window carries:
- the LOC107858181 gene encoding uncharacterized protein LOC107858181 has translation MGCCVSSSNSKLLPPTISNSSQQSEEETVKEVLSETPNIPKSNLYVAQNSPKKSSPISKFSNTMEEENRYKNHISKKPVMPNANYNHPDDFSEEASEICSSTLSEVTTVTDKRYAVEDDVTEVRYQSPANYRNGSVQRSVGNSPVRRSNPSPGRVRSGSGRESGVQRKDNGECSGRRSRSPGMRTDNGGYGLGLGRSPSVRKTGKSPGRVRSELGDRIRKMDERDGNGENKWPPPTNGNESLENPLVSLECFIFL, from the coding sequence ATGGGTTGTTGTGTTAGCAGTAGCAACAGCAAACTACTACCTCCAACTATATCCAATTCTTCAcaacaaagtgaagaagaaaCAGTTAAAGAAGTTCTCTCTGAAACTCCCAATAtaccaaaatcaaatctctacGTAGCTCAAAATAGTCCCAAAAAATCCTCACCCATTTCGAAGTTTTCAAATACCATGGAAGAAGAAAATCGCTACAAGAATCACATTTCGAAGAAGCCCGTTATGCCTAACGCTAACTACAACCACCCCGATGATTTCTCTGAAGAAGCATCCGAGATCTGCAGCAGCACTCTCAGTGAAGTAACTACGGTAACCGACAAGCGATATGCAGTTGAAGATGACGTCACTGAAGTCCGGTACCAGTCACCGGCGAATTACCGGAACGGTTCCGTTCAAAGAAGTGTCGGAAACTCGCCGGTAAGAAGATCCAATCCGTCTCCGGGTCGGGTCAGGTCCGGATCCGGAAGGGAATCTGGGGTGCAAAGGAAGGATAATGGGGAATGCTCCGGTAGGAGGTCGAGGTCACCGGGGATGAGGACGGATAATGGTGGATACGGGTTGGGTTTAGGGAGGAGTCCGTCGGTGAGGAAGACAGGTAAGTCACCGGGTCGGGTGAGATCCGAATTGGGTGATCGGATCCGGAAAATGGATGAAAGAGATGGAAATGGAGAAAATAAATGGCCACCACCGACAAATGGAAATGAATCACTTGAAAATCCACTTGTGTCATTggaatgttttatttttctttaa